One genomic region from Haloarcula sp. DT43 encodes:
- a CDS encoding DUF4350 domain-containing protein has protein sequence MASTPVSGDSRLPSLSLPQLLLAAYTALTVIALVYAASTSSAAFGAYNAQWDGAGELRTVAADTGASVTLGTNVSQYPTADADGTVAVVLSPTEPYTSGERARLAAFVRNGGTLVVAEDYRPHGNALLAAVGADARFDGRPVYDNRNYYRNASFPEATPAGDYPETAGVDTVVLNYGTTVRAGDATPLVTTSEYAYLDTDGDAELDNDERLASRPVATSESVGDGRVVAVGDPSVFVNAMLERGDNRRFVRNLLDGHDSALLDYSHADSLPPAAAAVLAVQRSDALLLLCGVVLVGTLLAVDRRLDERLRDYWGRDPAPEPSLSRDSIEQYISARHPDWEREQIQRVTEAVIKQRTERQRND, from the coding sequence ATGGCGTCGACACCGGTTTCCGGCGATTCGCGGCTGCCGTCGCTCAGTCTCCCGCAGCTACTGCTGGCCGCTTACACCGCCCTGACGGTTATCGCGCTGGTCTACGCCGCGAGCACGTCCTCGGCCGCGTTCGGTGCGTACAACGCCCAGTGGGACGGGGCGGGCGAACTCCGGACCGTCGCCGCCGACACCGGCGCGAGCGTGACACTCGGAACGAACGTGAGCCAGTATCCGACGGCCGACGCGGACGGCACCGTCGCGGTCGTCCTCTCGCCGACCGAGCCGTACACGTCGGGCGAACGGGCACGTCTCGCGGCGTTCGTCCGGAACGGGGGGACGCTCGTCGTCGCCGAGGATTACCGACCACACGGGAACGCGCTGCTCGCGGCGGTCGGTGCCGACGCCCGGTTCGACGGCCGCCCGGTGTACGACAACCGCAACTACTACCGGAACGCCTCGTTCCCGGAAGCGACGCCCGCCGGCGACTACCCCGAGACGGCGGGCGTCGATACCGTCGTCCTCAACTACGGCACGACCGTCAGGGCCGGCGACGCCACGCCGCTCGTCACCACCTCCGAGTACGCCTACCTCGACACCGACGGGGACGCCGAGCTGGACAACGACGAGCGGTTGGCCTCCCGGCCGGTCGCCACGAGCGAGTCGGTCGGCGACGGACGGGTCGTCGCCGTCGGCGACCCCAGCGTCTTCGTGAACGCGATGCTCGAACGCGGTGACAACCGTCGGTTCGTCCGGAACCTCCTCGATGGCCACGACAGCGCACTGCTCGACTACTCACACGCCGACAGCCTCCCGCCGGCGGCCGCCGCCGTGTTGGCCGTCCAGCGGTCGGACGCGCTGTTGCTCCTCTGTGGCGTCGTTCTGGTCGGAACGTTGCTCGCCGTCGACCGTCGCCTAGACGAGCGACTCAGGGACTATTGGGGTCGGGACCCGGCACCGGAACCGAGCCTGTCCCGCGACAGCATCGAGCAGTACATCAGCGCCCGGCACCCGGACTGGGAGCGCGAACAAATACAGCGGGTAACGGAAGCCGTTATTAAACAGCGGACCGAACGTCAACGCAATGACTGA
- a CDS encoding AAA family ATPase, with translation MTDPSVLYDRLREETDTVLIGNEDVLRHITIAMLTRGHVLLEGVPGVAKTTIATLVANATDLQHSRVQMTPDLLPADITGTTVYHQRNGEFELQKGPVFTNLVIADEINRAPPKTQSALLEAMQEEQVSIEGSTLELPTPFTVVATMNPLEMEGTFRLPEAQRDRFQMKLVTDIPDSEEERAILDRFDADPELDADAISQVISRDELLRARTVVPETHIEDSVKEYILSIVDATRDHRNVVHGASPRATIALQNTAKAAARLDGREYVIPDDVKEMALPVLRHRLILNSDAELSQIGPDAVLEEILQSITPPGADADHGAGPEPAVGDGGTTGEFE, from the coding sequence ATGACTGATCCGTCGGTCCTGTACGACCGTCTCAGGGAGGAGACGGACACCGTTCTCATCGGAAACGAGGACGTTCTTCGCCACATTACTATTGCGATGCTGACACGCGGCCACGTGCTCCTTGAGGGTGTGCCGGGCGTCGCCAAGACCACGATTGCCACGCTCGTGGCCAACGCGACGGACCTCCAGCACTCCCGGGTCCAGATGACGCCCGACCTGCTCCCGGCTGACATCACCGGCACGACGGTGTACCACCAGCGAAACGGGGAGTTCGAACTCCAGAAGGGGCCGGTGTTTACGAACCTGGTCATCGCCGACGAGATAAACCGCGCGCCGCCGAAGACCCAGAGCGCGCTGCTGGAAGCCATGCAGGAGGAGCAGGTGTCCATCGAGGGGTCGACGCTGGAGCTCCCGACGCCGTTTACCGTCGTTGCGACGATGAACCCGCTGGAGATGGAGGGGACGTTCAGGCTCCCCGAGGCCCAGCGCGACCGGTTCCAGATGAAGCTCGTCACGGACATTCCCGACTCAGAGGAGGAGCGCGCGATTCTGGACCGGTTCGACGCGGACCCGGAACTCGACGCGGACGCTATCTCGCAGGTCATCTCCCGGGACGAACTCCTGCGTGCCCGGACCGTGGTTCCCGAGACGCACATCGAAGACAGCGTCAAGGAGTACATCCTCTCCATCGTCGACGCGACGCGGGACCACCGGAACGTCGTCCACGGGGCCTCTCCGCGAGCGACGATTGCCCTCCAGAACACGGCCAAGGCGGCCGCTCGTCTGGACGGCCGGGAGTACGTCATCCCCGACGACGTCAAGGAGATGGCGCTCCCGGTGTTGCGCCACCGGCTGATACTGAACAGCGACGCGGAACTGAGTCAGATAGGACCGGACGCGGTCCTCGAGGAAATCCTGCAGTCTATCACGCCGCCGGGGGCCGACGCCGACCACGGCGCCGGGCCTGAGCCGGCAGTCGGCGACGGCGGCACGACCGGCGAGTTCGAGTAA